CTTACAAATCAATGACTTACGGAGCGAGTCATTGATTTGGGCGCCCCGCGCGGGGCGCGTTGATGGACTTTTTGCGAAGTCATCAATGTTTCTGTTTCAAGTTCTTATTCTTCCTTCATCCTTCTTCATTCACTTTTCGGTTTTTGAAATCGTCCTGTTTTCAAAAAGCTTATCACCTGATCTGCCGTCTCTTCATCGAACAGGATAAGGGTGTGGGTGCTCCTGATGACGACCATGTCCGATGCTCCGGACAGTTTCGTCTCTTCAACCGAAACGGTGCCATCGTCGTCGCCGGGGATGAGGGGGTTGTAGCCGCCCTCTGTACCCAGCCCTCCCGCGATGATGCCGAAGGGGCACGGCGGTAAGGGCAGTTTTTCGAAAAACTGGATGTTCTGGGCAGGCAATTCCTGGCCGGCGGGACCGAAGACCCACCGATAGATGTCCAGGTCATGGAGGCGCTGGGCCGCGAAGGATCCCCGGCTGGGCGGGGCGATCATGACCATCTTCCCCAGGTGTGGCAGCCCCCCCTCGAGGGCCTTGCGCGCCACCAGGTTTCCCATGCTGTGGGCAACGAAATGCACCGTGTCCTGACCTGCCAGAGCGTCCACCTTTTGCCGGACCTCCCGGGCCGCATCCTCGATGGAGACGCGGGTACTCGGATACCCGAGGTTGTAGACAGTGTAACCGGCGCCCTTGAGACGGGACTCCAGGAACTTCATGGACAAGGGGATGTTGGCGATGCCATGCAGCAGAAAAACCGTTTCCCCTGCCCATACTCTCCTGGAACTCGTGAGGACAAGCAAAATGATGAGGAGAACGATAAGTCTGCGGAAGCTGATAGCGCTCATTTGCATGGCAGGGAAAACGGTTTTTCTGCTGCAGTGG
The genomic region above belongs to bacterium and contains:
- a CDS encoding alpha/beta fold hydrolase, which encodes MSAISFRRLIVLLIILLVLTSSRRVWAGETVFLLHGIANIPLSMKFLESRLKGAGYTVYNLGYPSTRVSIEDAAREVRQKVDALAGQDTVHFVAHSMGNLVARKALEGGLPHLGKMVMIAPPSRGSFAAQRLHDLDIYRWVFGPAGQELPAQNIQFFEKLPLPPCPFGIIAGGLGTEGGYNPLIPGDDDGTVSVEETKLSGASDMVVIRSTHTLILFDEETADQVISFLKTGRFQKPKSE